From one Paenibacillus sp. FSL K6-1330 genomic stretch:
- a CDS encoding TetR/AcrR family transcriptional regulator, with protein MRKAVSVDTYVEKIKPIIRKTKFSQLKVDDLAKYMDISKVTLYKHFSSKDDIIEQVVDYYIDYSKKADTVVKDDSVSFLDRFQLTFLQSLMCAAYISDLFLQDLKEFYPHHFENLSVALQNRNKSLQTFFESGMEQQIFNRLNAVLFMVQDDAVLRRFIDPSFSIQYDITLKQAIMDFYYMKQYQLLKPEYLKIIDNSNIEMKIVNILQAIS; from the coding sequence GTGAGAAAAGCTGTGAGTGTAGATACATATGTGGAAAAAATAAAACCTATTATAAGAAAAACAAAATTCAGTCAACTGAAAGTCGACGATCTCGCTAAATATATGGATATCAGCAAAGTGACACTCTATAAGCATTTTTCCTCCAAAGACGACATCATCGAACAAGTCGTGGATTATTACATTGATTATTCGAAGAAGGCTGACACCGTTGTCAAAGACGATTCCGTCTCTTTTTTGGATCGTTTTCAATTAACATTTTTACAATCTTTGATGTGTGCCGCGTATATCTCTGATTTGTTCTTGCAAGACCTTAAGGAATTTTATCCACACCATTTTGAGAATCTGTCCGTTGCCCTACAAAATCGGAATAAAAGCTTACAAACTTTTTTTGAATCCGGTATGGAGCAACAGATTTTCAACAGATTGAATGCCGTGTTGTTTATGGTTCAAGATGACGCTGTTCTGCGACGCTTTATCGATCCGTCATTTTCGATTCAGTATGATATCACTTTGAAACAAGCGATTATGGATTTCTACTACATGAAGCAGTATCAATTGCTAAAACCTGAATATCTGAAGATCATAGACAATTCCAATATTGAAATGAAGATCGTTAATATTTTGCAAGCCATTTCATAA
- the ilvB gene encoding biosynthetic-type acetolactate synthase large subunit — MTNETTTPSEEYITGSEVLLRGLLQEGVECVFGYPGGNVLYIYDAMVHQPEFKHILTRHEQGAIHAADGYARSTGKVGVCIATSGPGATNLVTGIATAYMDSVPLVVITGNVSTTVMGTDAFQEADIISITMPITKHSYMVRNVHDLPRIIHEAFCIANTGRKGPVLIDIPKDVTNQRMAYRPADTVQLRGYHGAPEPNPAEMDALLQAIAEARKPVIIAGGGVVYANSSQELIKFVHTTRIPVATTLLGLGGFPSDDELWLGMLGHHGVYAANMAVQNADLIISIGSRFDDRVTMRLDGFAPQAKRIAHIDIDPAEIGKNVKTEIACIGDIKNVLAYANTKAQAAQTDTWLEQLQEYTVQHPLRYTDSDTVIKPQYVLEMISETTQGDAIITTDVGQHQMWTAQFYRFKHPRSLITSGGLGTMGFGFPAAIGAKVGNPDRLVVSINGDGGMQMCAQEMAICAIHQIPVKIVVLNNQVLGMVKQQQELMYERRYSQIDLSGSPDFVKLAEAYGIKGLRATTKAEASKVWLEALQTTGPVLVEFVIPTDENVYPMVLAGTTLDQMILGYDE, encoded by the coding sequence ATGACGAATGAAACAACGACGCCATCAGAGGAATATATCACCGGTTCGGAGGTGCTTTTGCGCGGCTTGCTGCAGGAAGGCGTAGAGTGCGTATTCGGCTATCCGGGAGGTAATGTGCTCTATATTTACGACGCGATGGTACATCAGCCTGAATTCAAGCATATCTTGACCCGGCACGAACAAGGCGCGATTCACGCGGCGGACGGCTATGCTAGGTCGACGGGGAAGGTTGGGGTATGCATCGCGACATCCGGTCCAGGAGCAACAAATCTGGTGACCGGCATCGCAACCGCCTATATGGATTCGGTGCCGCTGGTAGTCATAACGGGGAACGTATCTACGACTGTCATGGGCACGGATGCTTTTCAGGAAGCGGACATTATTAGCATCACGATGCCGATTACGAAGCACAGCTACATGGTTCGCAATGTACACGACCTTCCTCGCATCATTCATGAAGCGTTCTGCATCGCGAATACGGGCCGCAAAGGTCCTGTCTTGATCGATATTCCAAAAGACGTGACCAACCAGCGGATGGCGTATCGTCCAGCGGACACGGTTCAGTTGCGCGGATACCATGGAGCCCCGGAACCGAATCCGGCAGAAATGGATGCGCTGCTTCAGGCGATTGCAGAAGCGCGCAAGCCGGTTATTATCGCGGGCGGCGGCGTTGTCTATGCGAACTCCTCGCAGGAGTTGATCAAATTCGTCCACACTACCCGGATTCCGGTCGCGACGACCCTGCTTGGCCTCGGCGGGTTTCCGAGCGATGACGAGTTGTGGCTGGGCATGCTCGGACATCATGGCGTATATGCTGCGAACATGGCGGTGCAGAATGCGGATCTCATTATTTCGATCGGCTCGCGTTTCGATGATCGGGTCACGATGAGACTGGACGGATTTGCGCCTCAGGCCAAACGTATCGCCCATATCGATATCGATCCTGCGGAAATCGGCAAGAACGTCAAGACAGAGATCGCGTGCATCGGCGATATTAAAAACGTGCTGGCTTATGCGAACACGAAAGCGCAAGCAGCTCAGACGGATACCTGGCTCGAGCAGCTTCAAGAGTATACGGTGCAGCATCCGCTTCGGTATACCGATTCGGATACTGTCATTAAACCGCAATATGTGCTCGAGATGATTAGCGAGACGACGCAAGGAGATGCGATCATCACCACTGATGTAGGCCAGCACCAAATGTGGACCGCGCAGTTTTACCGCTTTAAGCATCCTCGCTCACTCATCACATCGGGCGGTCTTGGCACGATGGGCTTTGGCTTCCCGGCTGCGATCGGCGCTAAAGTCGGAAATCCAGATCGCCTGGTCGTCTCGATCAACGGCGACGGGGGCATGCAGATGTGCGCGCAGGAGATGGCGATCTGCGCGATTCATCAGATTCCGGTCAAGATCGTGGTCTTGAACAACCAGGTGCTCGGTATGGTTAAGCAGCAGCAGGAATTGATGTACGAACGACGCTACAGCCAGATTGATCTGTCCGGCAGTCCGGACTTCGTCAAGCTTGCGGAAGCATACGGAATCAAGGGATTAAGGGCAACGACAAAGGCCGAGGCCTCCAAGGTCTGGCTTGAGGCGCTGCAGACAACAGGACCTGTGCTCGTCGAGTTCGTCATCCCGACCGATGAGAACGTGTACCCCATGGTGCTTGCCGGCACGACGCTGGACCAAATGATTCTAGGGTACGACGAATAA